Within the Streptomyces sp. NBC_00353 genome, the region GTGTCGCCGGCTCCGGAACGATGGCCTCGGGCATCGCGGAGGTCTTCGCGAAGGCCGGTTACGACGTGGTGATCGCCGCGCGCAGCCAGGAGAAGGCTGACACGGCGAGGGGCCGGATCGCCAAGTCGCTGGAGCGTTCCGTCACCAAGGGGCGGCTGACGGCCGAGGCGCGGGACGAGACCCTCGCCCGCATCACCGCGGCCGGTTCGCTGGACTCGTTCGACGACGTCGATCTCGCGGTCGAGGCGGTCGCCGAGGACCTGGCGGTCAAGCAGCAGCTGTTCGCCACGCTGGACAAGGTCTGCAAGCCGGGTGCGGTGCTCGCCACCACCACGTCGTCTCTGCCGGTCGTGGCGTGTGCACGGGCCACCTCGCGTCCGCAGGACGTCATCGGGATGCACTTCTTCAACCCGGCGCCCGCGATGAAGCTGGTCGAGGTGGTCCGTACGGTGCTCACGGACGACGACGTCCACGCCACCGTCCGTGAGGTGTGCGGGAAGATCCGCAAGCACCCGGTGGACTGCGGGGACCGGGCCGGTTTCATCGTCAACGCGCTGCTGTTCCCGTACCTCAACAACGCGATCAAGATGGTCGGGGAGCACTACGCGAGCCTCGACGACATCGACGCCGCGATGAAGCTGGGCGGCGGCTACCCGATGGGTCCGTTCGAGCTCCTCGACGTCGTCGGGCTCGATGTCTCGCTCGCCATCGAGAAGGTGCTGCACAGCGAGTTCCGCGACCCGGGTCTGGCCCCGGCGCCGCTGCTGGAGCATCTGGTGGCCGCCGGCTGCCTCGGCCGCAAGACGGGGCGCGGCTTCCGCGAATATGCCCGGCGCTGAGGGCCGGCGGGCTCCTGCCCGGCCGGCCGGGCATCCGGCCGGGCGGGACCGCCCGGCCGACCCCCAGCCGGCTCCCGGGCCGGGAGCCGGCTGGGGCGGGCTGCTCGATCCGCCGCCACCGCCTTCGACATGGGAGGCGCCGCCCGGCGGCCCGCCCCCGCAGGCGCGCTCTCCTGCGCCGATGCAGTACGTTCACACCATGTCCCAGCCCGCCAGGTCCCCCCGTGTCTCCACCGCACCCGACGCCCCGGAGAGTGCCGCAGGCACGCGCGCCGCCGCCCAACGGCTCAAGATGCGCCGCGAACTGGCCGCCGCAGCGATGGAGCTTTTCGCCACGAAGGGGTACGAGGCGACGACGGTCGACGAGATCGCGGGCGCCGCGGGCGTCGCCCGGCGGACCTTCTTCCGGCACTTCCGCTCCAAGGAAGAGGCGATCTTCCCGGACCACGACGACACCCTCGTCCGGGCCGAGGCCGTCCTCAATGCCGCCCCCGCGCACGAGCACCCGCTCGACACCGTCTGCCGCGGCATCAAGGAAGTCATGAAGATGTACGCGGCGAAGCCCGCGGTCTCCGTGGCCCGCTACAAGCTGACCCGTGAGGTCCCCACCCTGCGGGAGGCCGAGATCGCCTCGGTGGCCCGCTACGAGCGGCTGTTCACGCGCTATCTGCTGGGCCATTTCGACGAGCGCGACCACCACGTCGGCAATGACGATCCGCTGCTGGCGGAGGTCGCGGCGTCCGCCGTCGTCACCGCGCACAACCATGTGCTGCGCCGCTGGCTGCGGGCGGGCGGCCAAGGTGACGTGGAGGCCCAGCTCGACCACGCGTTCGCCATCGTCCGGGACACGTTCGGGACCGGGATCGGCGCGGGCCGGATCGCCGGGACCGAGCCCGCGTCCCCGCCGGCCGCCGCTTCCGTGAGCACGGAGGGCGAGGTGCTGGTCGCGGTGGCGCGCACCGACGCACCGCTCGACGAAGTGATGCGCACGATCCAGCAGGCGCTCAAGGACCACTGAGCGGGAGCCTGCCGGCCGAACCGCTCCGTCGACCCCCGCATGCCGGACGGGCTCGCTGTCGAAGCCCGTCCGGCATACGCGTGCCCGAGCGCCGAAACCTGGTTGCAGTCCGTACACGCCGGTGTTGTGGTGGGCGCATGACTCATGATCACGACGCCCTGCTGTCCCTCTTCGACCACGAGATGCGCGAGCATGCCCGACCCGACGGCCCCGGTGTCCGCGTCGAGCGCACCGCCGATGTCGTACGTCAGGTCGGCGCGGCCGACGACTGGAACGGCGTGGTCTGGTCGGCGCCGGATCTGGACGCCGTCCGGGCGGATGCGGCGATCGCGGCTCAGGTGGAACGCTTCACCGCGCTCGGCCTCGACGAGTTCGAGTGGAAGCTGTACGCGCACGACCGGCCGGCGGACCTGGGGCAGCGGCTGCGGGCGGCCGGCTTCGTCGCGGAGGAGCCGGAGACCCTGCTGATCGCTCCGGTCGCGGACCTCCCGACCGCGGTGGAGCTCCCCGAGGGCGTCCGGCTGCGTACGGTGACCGATGCGGCCGATGTGGAGCTGATGGCCCGGGCCCATGAGCGGGCGTTCGGCTCGGACTGGTCGCGGCTGCGGCATCAGGTGCTGGCTCGGCTGACCGAGGCCCCGGACAGCTTCGTCGGGGTGCTGGCCATGGTGGGCGACGAGCCGGTGAGCTCGGCCCGCATGGAGCTGTACCCCGGCACCGGCTTCGCGGGGCTCTGGGGCGGCGGGACGGTCGAGCCGTGGCGCGGGAAGGGCATCTACCGGGCGCTGGTGGCCTTCCGTGCCGCGATCGCCACCGAGCGTGGCTACACATATCTGCAGGTCGACGCGACCGACCAAAGCCGTCCGATCCTCCAGCGGCTCGGATTCACCGCACTGAGCACCACCACGCCGTATGTCCACCGGCGCACGACCTGACCCCACCGAGCGGCACAGAACAGCCCGAACCACCTCTCATGTTGCTCATCCGTGCCGGGCAGATGACATGTGAGAGAAATTGTTGGCACCCAGTGCCTTGCCAGGTGTCACGGAGTGCCATACGTTGAAGTTGTCCGGGCGGCCGGCGTGCAGAGACCTCACGTACGCCGGCTGTCCCCGCAAGCCATGTGCCTGCGCGCCCGGACGCCTGCGTCACAGGCAAACCCTTCTGCTCCACCAGAGCAGGCCGAAGCCTTACCAGCCGAACCGACGGCAGCACCTCCACAACGCACCCCACCCCCGCAGGGACCCTCAGGCGTCCCTCGAGCATTCCCCGCGCACCCGGCCCCGGCCGAGCAGGGGAGACACCATCCCGGAGGCACACCGTGAAGGAAATCCTGGACGCGATCCAATCGCAGGACAGCACGGCCGCAGATTTCGCGGCCCTGTCCATCCCTGAGTCGTACCGCGCGGTGACCGTGCACAAGGACGAGACGGAGATGTTCGCCGGGCTCGCCTCCCGCGACAAGGACCCCCGCAAGTCACTGCACCTCGACGACGTCCCGGTGCCCGAGCTCGGGCCCGGCGAGGCACTGGTCGCCGTCATGGCCAGCTCGGTGAATTACAACTCGGTCTGGACCTCGATCTTCGAGCCGATGTCCACCTTCGGCTTCCTGGAGCGCTACGGGAAGCTCAGCGAGCTCACGAAGCGCCACGACCTGCCGTACCACGTCATCGGCTCCGACCTGGCGGGCGTCGTCCTGCGCACCGGCCCCGGCGTCAACGCCTGGCACCCCGGTGACGAGGTCGTCGCGCACTGCCTCTCGGTCGAACTGGAGTCCTCGGACGGCCACAACGACACGATGCTCGACCCCGAGCAGCGGATCTGGGGCTTCGAGACCAACTTCGGCGGCCTCGCCGAGATCGCGCTCGTCAAGTCCAACCAGCTGATGCCGAAGCCGGAGCACCTGAGCTGGGAGGAGGCCGCCGCGCCCGGCCTGGTCAACTCCACCGCCTACCGCCAGCTCGTCTCGCGCAACGGCGCCGGCATGAAGCAGGGCGACAACGTGCTGATCTGGGGCGCCAGCGGCGGACTCGGTTCGTACGCCACGCAGTTCGCGCTGGCCGGTGGCGCCAACCCGATCTGCATCGTCTCCAGCGAGCAGAAGGCGGAAATCTGCCGGAAGATGGGCGCAGAGGCGATCATCGACCGCAACGCCGAGGGCTACAAGTTCTGGAAGGACGAGCACAACCAGGACCCGCGCGAGTGGAAGCGGTTCGGCAAGCGCATCCGTGAGCTGACCGGCGGCGAGGACGTGGACATCGTCTTCGAGCACCCGGGCCGCGAGACGTTCGGCGCCTCGGTGTACGTGACCCGCAAGGGCGGCACGATCGTCACCTGCGCCTCCACGTCGGGCTACAACCACGAGTACGACAACCGCTACCTGTGGATGTCGCTGAAGAAGATCGTGGGCTCGCACTTCGCCAACTACCGCGAGGCGTGGGAGGCCAACCGGCTGATCGCCAAGGGCAAGATCCACCCGACGCTGTCGAAGGTCTACTCCCTGGAGGAGACCGGGCAGGCCGCGTACGACGTGCACCGCAACCTCCACCAGGGCAAGGTCGGCGTGCTCGCACTGGCCCCCCGCGAGGGTATGGGTGTGCGCAACGAGGAGCTGCGCGAGCAGCACATCGACGCCATCAATCGCTTCCGGGACGTCTGACATGAGCGGGCGTCAGAAGGACCGCCCGTGGCTCATGCGGACGTACGCCGGCCACTCGACCGCCGAGGCGTCCAACGAGCTCTACCGGCGCAACCTCGCCAAGGGCCAGACCGGTCTGTCGGTCGCCTTCGACCTGCCGACCCAGACGGGTTACGACCCCGACCACATCCTCGCCCGCGGCGAGGTCGGCCGGGTCGGCGTGCCCGTCTCGCACCTCGGTGACATGCGGCGGCTGTTCCAGGACATCCCGCTGGAGCAGATGAACACCTCGATGACGATCAACGCCACCGCGATGTGGCTGCTGGCGCTCTATCAGGTGGTCGCCGAGGAGCAGGGCGCCGACGCCACGAAGCTCCAGGGCACGACGCAGAACGACATCGTCAAGGAGTACCTCTCGCGCGGGACGCATGTCTTCCCGCCCGGTCCCTCGCTGCGGCTGACCACCGACATGATCACGTACACGGTCAACCACATACCGAAGTGGAACCCGATCAACATCTGCAGCTATCACCTGCAGGAGGCGGGGGCCACTCCGGTCCAGGAGATCGCGTACGCCATGTCGACGGCGATCGCCGTGCTCGACGCGGTCCGTGACTCCGGGCAGGTGCCCGAGGAGAAGTTCGGCGATGTCGTCGCCCGTATCTCCTTCTTCGTGAACGCGGGCGTCCGCTTCATCGAGGAGATGTGCAAGATGCGCGCCTTCGGCCGCATCTGGGATCAGGTCACCCGCGAGCGGTACGGCATCACCGACGCCAAGCAGCGCCGGTTCCGCTACGGCGTCCAGGTCAACTCCCTCGGGCTGACCGAGGCGCAGCCGGAGAACAACGTCCAGCGCATCGTCCTGGAGATGCTGGCGGTCACCCTCTCCAAGGACGCCCGCGCCCGGGCCGTCCAGCTGCCCGCCTGGAACGAGGCGCTGGGGCTCCCCCGGCCCTGGGACCAGCAGTGGTCGCTCCGGATCCAGCAGGTTCTCGCGCACGAGAGCGATCTGCTGGAGTACGAGGACATCTTCGCGGGTTCGCATGTGATCGAGGCCAAGGTGGACGCCCTGGTCACCGAGTCGCTCGCGGAG harbors:
- a CDS encoding TetR family transcriptional regulator; the encoded protein is MSQPARSPRVSTAPDAPESAAGTRAAAQRLKMRRELAAAAMELFATKGYEATTVDEIAGAAGVARRTFFRHFRSKEEAIFPDHDDTLVRAEAVLNAAPAHEHPLDTVCRGIKEVMKMYAAKPAVSVARYKLTREVPTLREAEIASVARYERLFTRYLLGHFDERDHHVGNDDPLLAEVAASAVVTAHNHVLRRWLRAGGQGDVEAQLDHAFAIVRDTFGTGIGAGRIAGTEPASPPAAASVSTEGEVLVAVARTDAPLDEVMRTIQQALKDH
- a CDS encoding GNAT family N-acetyltransferase; translation: MTHDHDALLSLFDHEMREHARPDGPGVRVERTADVVRQVGAADDWNGVVWSAPDLDAVRADAAIAAQVERFTALGLDEFEWKLYAHDRPADLGQRLRAAGFVAEEPETLLIAPVADLPTAVELPEGVRLRTVTDAADVELMARAHERAFGSDWSRLRHQVLARLTEAPDSFVGVLAMVGDEPVSSARMELYPGTGFAGLWGGGTVEPWRGKGIYRALVAFRAAIATERGYTYLQVDATDQSRPILQRLGFTALSTTTPYVHRRTT
- the ccrA gene encoding crotonyl-CoA carboxylase/reductase codes for the protein MKEILDAIQSQDSTAADFAALSIPESYRAVTVHKDETEMFAGLASRDKDPRKSLHLDDVPVPELGPGEALVAVMASSVNYNSVWTSIFEPMSTFGFLERYGKLSELTKRHDLPYHVIGSDLAGVVLRTGPGVNAWHPGDEVVAHCLSVELESSDGHNDTMLDPEQRIWGFETNFGGLAEIALVKSNQLMPKPEHLSWEEAAAPGLVNSTAYRQLVSRNGAGMKQGDNVLIWGASGGLGSYATQFALAGGANPICIVSSEQKAEICRKMGAEAIIDRNAEGYKFWKDEHNQDPREWKRFGKRIRELTGGEDVDIVFEHPGRETFGASVYVTRKGGTIVTCASTSGYNHEYDNRYLWMSLKKIVGSHFANYREAWEANRLIAKGKIHPTLSKVYSLEETGQAAYDVHRNLHQGKVGVLALAPREGMGVRNEELREQHIDAINRFRDV
- a CDS encoding protein meaA; this encodes MSGRQKDRPWLMRTYAGHSTAEASNELYRRNLAKGQTGLSVAFDLPTQTGYDPDHILARGEVGRVGVPVSHLGDMRRLFQDIPLEQMNTSMTINATAMWLLALYQVVAEEQGADATKLQGTTQNDIVKEYLSRGTHVFPPGPSLRLTTDMITYTVNHIPKWNPINICSYHLQEAGATPVQEIAYAMSTAIAVLDAVRDSGQVPEEKFGDVVARISFFVNAGVRFIEEMCKMRAFGRIWDQVTRERYGITDAKQRRFRYGVQVNSLGLTEAQPENNVQRIVLEMLAVTLSKDARARAVQLPAWNEALGLPRPWDQQWSLRIQQVLAHESDLLEYEDIFAGSHVIEAKVDALVTESLAEIDRIQQMGGAMAAVESGYLKSELVSSHAQRRARIEGGEEKIVGVNIYETTEPNPLTADLDGAIMTVDPANEARVVAALHEWRDNRDEARASEALAALKKAAAGTDNMMEATVECARAGVTTGEWSWALRDVFGEFRAPTGVSSAPVAVTAEAGTPLALVREKVARTAGDLGTGRLRLLVGKPGLDGHSNGAEQIAVRARDAGFEVVYQGIRLTPEQIVSAALAEDVHCVGLSILSGSHAELVPDVLNRLREAGANDIPVIAGGIIPPADATALIEAGVAAVFTPKDFGITEIIGRIVDEIRKANKLDPLEVPA